A single window of Rubripirellula lacrimiformis DNA harbors:
- a CDS encoding AAA family ATPase, with translation MNWQQLTRSTHDEILAWAETQAWAVAMANCNQDATWHAEGDVWTHTKMVCDQLPQLDEWDTLDSTDQLVLLLTALFHDAAKPLTTVLDPETGHVRSPNHAVKGEHLVRGVLRDIECPLDVRERVCGLVRYHGRPAFLLERTSPEREVIKMTWLTEDRFLYLFALAETRGRDTESMSRPQENLHCWKLVSDENQCFASRYPFATDHARITYFRQDEPNLHYVPHEDFKCTVTMMCGLPGSGKDTWLAQHRCYLPVVSLDAMRSELKVDPTDDQGRVIQLATERCREHLRAGRSFALNATNLMRQASITLDRIVRRLRRRVGTGLCGATDTKDSEAEPRSGGPGSRECDSQTRRQSRATDVVGRTSDNVGQRQWLDCCICVLRNHLRIAMPEIYTGPIALEALVSFDTRAEDSACPYTFLAFPMQIVGEHGVPTDPDAESYIAAVQSEGVPVGIWTRSPVEGTAYAAVDLEQISSLHEAIKRLTERGQFTREFAAELCDRLLQSEQAE, from the coding sequence ATGAACTGGCAACAACTCACACGATCGACGCACGACGAGATCTTGGCCTGGGCCGAGACGCAGGCCTGGGCGGTCGCGATGGCGAATTGCAATCAGGATGCGACGTGGCATGCCGAGGGCGACGTATGGACGCACACCAAGATGGTTTGCGATCAGTTGCCGCAATTGGATGAGTGGGACACGCTTGATTCCACGGACCAGCTTGTGCTGCTGCTGACGGCTTTGTTTCATGATGCGGCCAAGCCGTTGACGACGGTGCTCGATCCGGAGACCGGTCACGTGCGATCGCCGAACCACGCGGTCAAAGGCGAACATCTGGTGCGCGGCGTGTTGCGAGACATCGAGTGCCCGCTCGATGTGCGTGAGCGGGTTTGCGGACTGGTTCGCTATCACGGCCGGCCAGCGTTCCTGCTCGAGCGGACATCGCCGGAACGTGAAGTCATCAAAATGACATGGCTGACCGAAGATCGGTTCCTGTATCTGTTCGCCCTTGCCGAAACTCGAGGCCGGGATACCGAGTCGATGAGCCGTCCGCAGGAGAACCTGCACTGTTGGAAACTGGTGTCCGATGAGAACCAGTGTTTTGCATCGCGATATCCGTTTGCGACGGACCATGCTCGGATCACGTACTTTCGCCAAGACGAACCAAACCTGCACTACGTTCCCCATGAAGATTTCAAATGCACGGTGACGATGATGTGCGGGTTACCTGGCAGCGGGAAAGATACTTGGCTCGCTCAGCATCGCTGCTACCTGCCTGTGGTCTCGCTCGACGCCATGAGAAGTGAACTCAAGGTCGATCCTACCGACGATCAAGGACGAGTGATCCAGCTCGCTACCGAACGATGTCGCGAACACTTGAGAGCCGGACGATCGTTCGCGCTGAACGCCACGAACCTGATGCGGCAAGCCTCGATCACGCTGGACCGGATTGTTCGCCGACTACGACGCCGAGTTGGAACTGGTCTATGTGGAGCCACCGATACGAAAGATTCTGAAGCAGAACCGCGATCGGGAGGCCCTGGTTCCCGAGAGTGTGATTCGCAAACTCGCCGGCAAAGTCGAGCCACCGACGTGGTTGGAAGGACATCAGATAACGTTGGTCAGCGACAATGGTTAGACTGCTGTATCTGTGTTCTCCGAAATCACCTGCGAATTGCAATGCCTGAGATTTACACCGGTCCGATTGCTCTCGAAGCCCTTGTCAGCTTCGACACTCGGGCTGAGGACTCGGCTTGCCCATACACGTTTCTCGCATTCCCGATGCAGATTGTAGGCGAACACGGAGTTCCGACGGATCCAGATGCGGAATCGTACATCGCTGCGGTCCAAAGCGAAGGCGTCCCGGTTGGAATCTGGACGCGATCCCCAGTGGAAGGGACTGCCTATGCGGCCGTGGATCTGGAACAGATTTCAAGTCTGCATGAAGCGATCAAACGTCTGACTGAACGTGGCCAGTTCACTCGCGAATTTGCGGCAGAGTTGTGCGACCGCCTCCTTCAGAGCGAGCAAGCCGAGTGA
- a CDS encoding protein kinase domain-containing protein, with protein sequence MEPDTRPEEKSKLSESITDRPDRWLLRAWKSGDERAAEVLFDRYAIRLVALVASRLNRRYQASIDPSEVVQSAMGSFFDAARHSRIQASRSVSLWPLLATFARRKMARSIERQSAAKRGGGQSRLSLDSVERQVASDDESNAYDEADAFLTTLKTELPEDLFVIVEGLLAGQAQRELAESLGIDERTVRRRLSRVRQLLDPNPARVEKFAHVADSAQALPRVNYNEFVLGKLIGSGGFGKVYRASMQSGGRTVVAVKFLRKAFWQNEGARESFLREINIASQINHPGVIRYLGFGESPHGGPYVISEWIDGRSLQEVSSVAPKQIIVWLRQICEAIGAVHQAGLVHGDLSPSNVLVDADDRITITDFGFSQASADSSSQVMGGTLGFAAPEQIAPAFGSISVKTDIYAIGGLIHWLLFRTPPSTGHCCEEALVETLSGHDPEVPPDEAVPEALLSILADTLRKSPADRTITVAGIVTKLDSALRSR encoded by the coding sequence TTGGAACCGGACACCCGCCCCGAAGAAAAGTCGAAACTTTCCGAGTCGATCACGGATCGTCCGGATCGATGGTTGCTGCGCGCGTGGAAATCAGGCGACGAGCGAGCCGCCGAAGTCCTGTTTGACCGCTACGCCATCCGCTTGGTGGCCTTGGTCGCCAGCCGTCTGAATCGTCGCTACCAGGCCTCGATTGATCCGAGCGAAGTGGTTCAGTCGGCGATGGGCAGTTTCTTCGACGCGGCCAGGCACAGTCGCATCCAGGCCAGTCGCAGTGTTTCGCTATGGCCGCTGCTAGCGACATTTGCGCGTCGAAAGATGGCTCGTTCGATTGAGCGTCAATCAGCGGCTAAGCGTGGCGGCGGTCAGAGCCGACTCTCACTCGACAGTGTCGAACGACAGGTTGCCAGCGACGACGAATCCAATGCTTACGATGAGGCAGACGCTTTTCTGACCACGTTGAAGACAGAACTACCGGAGGATCTGTTCGTGATCGTTGAGGGCCTGCTGGCCGGACAGGCGCAGCGGGAACTAGCCGAGTCGCTGGGGATCGACGAACGCACTGTTCGTCGCCGGCTGTCACGCGTTCGCCAGTTACTGGACCCGAATCCCGCTAGAGTCGAAAAATTCGCACACGTGGCAGACAGCGCGCAAGCGCTGCCGCGAGTGAACTACAACGAGTTCGTGCTCGGCAAACTGATCGGCAGCGGTGGTTTTGGAAAGGTCTACCGGGCTAGCATGCAGTCCGGCGGACGCACCGTCGTCGCTGTCAAATTCCTCCGCAAGGCGTTCTGGCAAAACGAGGGTGCTCGCGAGTCTTTCCTACGCGAGATCAACATCGCGTCACAGATCAATCATCCTGGTGTGATCCGTTACCTTGGTTTCGGCGAATCGCCGCACGGTGGCCCGTATGTCATCAGCGAGTGGATTGACGGACGCTCTTTGCAAGAAGTTAGCAGCGTCGCACCGAAGCAGATCATCGTCTGGCTACGGCAGATCTGCGAAGCCATCGGGGCCGTCCATCAAGCCGGCCTGGTCCACGGTGATCTCTCACCAAGCAACGTTCTGGTCGATGCGGACGACCGAATCACGATCACCGATTTTGGTTTCTCACAGGCATCAGCCGATTCATCGTCACAAGTCATGGGCGGAACCCTGGGCTTTGCCGCACCGGAGCAGATCGCCCCAGCTTTCGGCTCCATCAGTGTGAAGACAGACATCTACGCCATTGGCGGTTTGATCCACTGGCTGCTGTTCCGAACCCCACCCAGCACCGGTCACTGTTGTGAAGAAGCGTTGGTGGAGACTCTTTCGGGTCACGATCCAGAAGTGCCCCCAGACGAAGCAGTCCCCGAAGCACTTCTCAGCATTCTGGCGGACACACTCCGTAAATCCCCCGCGGATCGAACGATAACGGTCGCAGGCATCGTGACGAAGCTTGATTCAGCCCTCCGATCAAGATGA
- a CDS encoding transposase — translation MVDTLLAAFAMFSLKDPSLSAFEERSGEPAIKRLFGIDAIPSDTSIREILDVIDTSHLNEAFADIFHELQRRNVLREFAFHNDHYLLAIDGTGYFCSSKIHCPECLERKTSGGKIQYVHQAVAAVLVHPDQKVVIPLAIEPIVKQDGETKNDCERNATRRLLKRIRLLYPKIKLIVVEDGLASNAPHIADLKDLKMSYLLGAKPGDHAHLFDQVIAAGDEDRIETLTRVDPIGNRVIQSETQCVSDLALNASNQSLRVNFLQHFEYDNDSGEVSKRFSWVTNVTLDRSLLSKFAAGGRSRWRIENETFNTLKNQGYHFEHNYGHGKQNLSTVLMLLMFLAFMVDQVQQACCPLFASVQEKFKSRRALWEKLRSHVSHFVFESFAELWQAMLSGSAMGVPSPRG, via the coding sequence ATGGTGGATACTCTCTTGGCTGCGTTTGCGATGTTCTCACTCAAAGACCCATCACTGTCAGCTTTTGAAGAACGGTCCGGCGAACCTGCCATCAAACGACTCTTCGGGATCGACGCTATTCCCAGCGATACGTCCATACGAGAGATCCTTGACGTTATCGATACAAGTCATCTCAACGAAGCCTTTGCCGACATCTTCCACGAACTTCAACGCAGGAACGTCCTCCGAGAGTTCGCGTTCCACAATGATCATTACCTGCTAGCGATCGATGGCACTGGATACTTCTGTTCCTCAAAGATCCATTGCCCCGAGTGCTTGGAACGTAAAACCAGTGGTGGCAAGATTCAGTATGTGCATCAAGCGGTTGCCGCGGTGCTCGTTCATCCCGACCAGAAAGTCGTCATCCCACTGGCAATCGAACCCATCGTCAAACAAGACGGAGAAACCAAAAACGATTGCGAACGTAATGCGACACGACGTCTATTGAAGCGAATTCGCTTGCTCTATCCGAAGATCAAGCTGATCGTGGTCGAAGACGGACTGGCCAGCAACGCTCCGCACATCGCCGACCTGAAAGATCTGAAGATGAGTTACTTGCTCGGTGCAAAACCGGGTGACCACGCTCACTTGTTCGATCAAGTGATTGCTGCGGGCGACGAAGACCGAATCGAAACACTCACACGGGTTGACCCGATCGGTAACCGCGTCATCCAAAGCGAGACCCAGTGCGTCAGTGACCTGGCGCTCAATGCGTCGAATCAATCTCTGCGAGTGAATTTTCTGCAGCACTTTGAATACGACAACGATAGCGGCGAAGTGAGCAAGCGATTCAGTTGGGTGACGAACGTCACGTTAGATCGTTCGCTGCTATCGAAATTCGCCGCGGGAGGTCGTAGTCGCTGGCGGATTGAGAATGAGACGTTTAATACGCTCAAGAATCAAGGCTACCACTTTGAACACAACTACGGCCATGGAAAGCAAAACCTATCAACGGTACTGATGCTGCTGATGTTTTTAGCGTTCATGGTTGACCAAGTACAGCAAGCATGCTGTCCGCTGTTTGCCTCGGTGCAGGAGAAGTTCAAGAGTCGCCGAGCGTTGTGGGAAAAGCTTCGCAGCCATGTGAGTCACTTCGTGTTTGAATCGTTTGCCGAACTTTGGCAAGCGATGCTCAGTGGATCGGCGATGGGTGTTCCGTCGCCTCGTGGATAA
- a CDS encoding slipin family protein, with protein sequence MLFRKIHIRSYEVGLKFRDGEFVGLLNAGKHYVFTRFGKTQVEVVSKRDPWIQHEQLDVIVKSGVLADKAEVVDLRDHERALVWIDGRFSRVLGPGLYAYWISVRDVRIETVTIENARLEHKQLASIVRGADAIRFLDECKVDRDHVGVLFLDGRYVDQLGPGLYAFWKDAGDARVVEIDMRESQVDVSGQEMLTADKVSLRINAMVTYVVKDARRAVSASDDVRQSIYRETQLALRASVGGRELDVFLSGKNGEGKDDLIEELEQNVRDRAGVLGLEVVSVGIRDVILPGDMKDLMNKVTEAKKAAEANLIARREETAAMRSQANTAKLLADNPTLMRLRELEVLEKVASAGNMNIVLGEKGLADRVVNLL encoded by the coding sequence ATGTTGTTCAGGAAAATCCACATCCGCAGCTACGAAGTCGGACTGAAGTTCCGCGACGGCGAATTCGTTGGTTTGCTCAACGCTGGCAAACACTATGTGTTCACGCGATTCGGCAAGACCCAAGTCGAAGTCGTCAGCAAGCGAGATCCGTGGATCCAGCACGAACAACTCGACGTGATTGTGAAGTCCGGTGTGTTGGCTGATAAGGCGGAAGTCGTTGACCTGCGGGATCATGAGCGAGCCCTGGTGTGGATCGACGGACGGTTCAGTCGTGTGCTTGGCCCAGGTCTGTACGCCTACTGGATTAGCGTTCGCGATGTGCGCATTGAAACGGTCACGATCGAAAACGCACGGCTCGAGCACAAACAGCTCGCGTCGATCGTTCGCGGTGCCGATGCGATTCGCTTCCTTGACGAGTGCAAGGTTGACCGAGATCACGTTGGCGTGCTGTTCTTGGACGGCCGTTATGTCGATCAGCTTGGTCCTGGTTTGTACGCGTTCTGGAAAGATGCCGGTGATGCTCGCGTGGTGGAAATCGACATGCGAGAATCACAGGTCGACGTGTCGGGCCAAGAAATGTTGACCGCGGACAAGGTGTCGCTGCGAATCAACGCGATGGTGACGTACGTGGTGAAGGATGCTCGCCGAGCGGTGAGTGCGTCAGACGACGTGCGTCAGTCGATCTACCGCGAAACGCAACTCGCGCTGCGTGCGTCGGTGGGCGGTCGTGAACTCGACGTGTTTCTCAGCGGCAAGAATGGCGAGGGCAAAGACGATCTGATCGAAGAACTCGAACAGAACGTTCGCGACCGGGCCGGCGTGCTCGGTTTGGAAGTCGTCTCGGTGGGAATCCGCGACGTCATTTTGCCCGGCGACATGAAGGACTTGATGAACAAAGTGACCGAGGCCAAGAAAGCGGCCGAAGCCAACTTGATTGCCCGTCGTGAGGAAACGGCCGCGATGCGTAGTCAAGCCAACACGGCAAAACTACTGGCCGACAACCCAACGCTAATGCGATTGCGAGAACTGGAAGTCCTCGAAAAGGTCGCATCGGCCGGCAACATGAACATCGTGCTCGGCGAAAAGGGACTCGCAGATCGCGTTGTGAACCTGTTGTAG
- a CDS encoding S8 family peptidase → MVLTGSGDSRPRGQRAIEPDPVTTANRKDRTGHAGNLRSSTLAVAERWQESQQERSAQGLSEPEEGIPLLLRIDKFFDIDTLRRQFSFEIISEHDDGFVIVVSKDMNLRLIQDKLDEFEQVTGSTSIAQIHELVNDESQEERLKRILTEQLFREWSTISDDQELIVDVSIACVGDWQIRKRPKRNRHWKPETWARKENEWTNERMEAYERWEALKDSRLDDVESMLSPYDVEVLSNWDNADVKAVELPDSFTLRIRINGKGIRDFVLNYAWVWEVTEPDDIETPQQTTRDLESLTAALTVNSPPEDAPNVCIVDSGIQESHLYLEPAIRKSDSRCFLDGASPTDVADYVSASGHGTRVTGAVLFGETVPRSGVIDLAYWIQNARVLNKHCKMPVTMLPAAVIRDVVTHFNRGKTPTRIFNHSINSVLACRTRHMSAWATEIDQLCHDRDILVLQSVGNIRCSNPSPNIGVEEHIAAGRTYPDYLSQPVARIANPAQSLQALSVGSVAYESVAAGGWQSLASQDGEPSAFSRSGQGIWGTIKPEVVEYGGDYLADGSTPSRVDFPTAGASAYPILVSSTMHGQPAVGQDEVGTSFAAPKVARIAAELASVMPDGSCLLYRALIVQSARWPAWADFLPKLDQIKVIRRLGYGIPTVSRATQNSQHRATFTTSTDQVIGAKQCHVFQIPIPAELRRPGTDYDIRIDVTLSYSATPRRTRQTSRGYLGVWMDWISSKTGEAPDAFLNRALDTDDDSDRDKSRELPWVVHPMKQHGLSGVQRDSGTVQKDWATVKSNALPENLSIAVRGHQGWSRDPDETATYAIAVTFEIVGQEIAIYQPLRTAVLDFQSIVEIEAEAEVEV, encoded by the coding sequence TTGGTTTTGACAGGTTCGGGGGATTCACGTCCTCGAGGGCAACGAGCCATCGAGCCTGATCCGGTTACCACCGCCAACCGAAAAGATCGCACCGGCCATGCCGGGAACCTTCGGTCTTCCACGCTCGCCGTTGCGGAGCGGTGGCAGGAAAGCCAGCAGGAGCGATCAGCACAGGGACTTTCAGAACCGGAAGAGGGCATTCCCCTGCTGCTTCGGATCGACAAGTTCTTCGATATCGATACGCTGCGCCGCCAATTCAGCTTCGAGATCATTTCGGAGCACGATGATGGCTTTGTGATCGTCGTCTCGAAGGATATGAACCTTCGACTCATTCAAGACAAGCTTGATGAGTTCGAGCAAGTAACCGGCTCGACTTCCATCGCTCAGATCCATGAACTCGTCAACGACGAGAGTCAAGAAGAACGGCTGAAGCGAATTCTGACCGAGCAACTGTTCCGCGAATGGTCGACGATCTCAGACGATCAGGAGCTGATCGTTGACGTCAGTATCGCCTGCGTCGGCGACTGGCAAATACGCAAACGGCCGAAACGCAATCGGCATTGGAAACCCGAAACGTGGGCGAGAAAAGAGAACGAATGGACGAATGAGCGAATGGAGGCCTATGAAAGATGGGAAGCGCTCAAAGACTCTCGCTTGGACGACGTCGAGTCCATGCTTTCTCCGTACGATGTTGAGGTTTTGAGCAACTGGGATAACGCCGATGTCAAAGCCGTCGAGTTGCCCGACAGCTTTACGCTTCGGATTCGCATCAACGGAAAGGGGATTCGTGACTTTGTCCTCAACTATGCATGGGTGTGGGAAGTAACCGAGCCCGATGACATTGAAACACCGCAGCAAACGACCCGCGATTTAGAATCGCTAACGGCCGCTTTAACTGTTAATTCACCACCCGAAGATGCTCCCAACGTTTGCATCGTTGACAGCGGAATTCAGGAATCGCATCTGTATCTGGAGCCGGCGATTCGGAAGAGTGATTCCCGTTGCTTTTTAGACGGTGCCAGCCCGACGGACGTGGCCGACTACGTGAGCGCGAGCGGCCATGGAACACGCGTCACCGGTGCTGTGCTGTTTGGAGAAACCGTTCCGCGATCCGGCGTCATTGATCTTGCCTATTGGATTCAAAACGCTCGTGTGCTGAACAAGCATTGCAAAATGCCGGTCACCATGTTGCCGGCGGCTGTGATCCGTGACGTTGTGACGCACTTCAATCGCGGAAAGACACCGACGCGGATTTTCAATCATTCAATCAATTCCGTCCTGGCGTGCCGAACCCGACACATGTCCGCATGGGCGACGGAGATCGACCAGCTTTGCCATGACCGCGATATTCTCGTCTTGCAAAGCGTGGGGAACATACGCTGTTCCAATCCCAGTCCCAACATCGGCGTTGAAGAGCACATTGCCGCTGGGCGAACCTACCCCGACTACCTTTCCCAACCCGTTGCGAGAATTGCCAACCCCGCACAAAGTCTGCAAGCCTTATCCGTCGGCTCGGTGGCGTATGAGTCGGTCGCTGCTGGCGGATGGCAAAGCCTCGCGTCGCAGGACGGCGAGCCATCCGCGTTCAGCCGAAGCGGCCAAGGCATTTGGGGAACGATCAAACCTGAGGTCGTCGAATACGGTGGCGACTATCTCGCCGACGGCTCAACGCCATCACGGGTCGACTTCCCGACCGCGGGAGCGTCGGCCTATCCGATTCTTGTCAGTTCGACGATGCACGGGCAACCCGCAGTCGGTCAAGACGAAGTCGGAACATCTTTCGCTGCGCCAAAAGTGGCGAGGATTGCCGCCGAGTTAGCGAGTGTGATGCCCGATGGATCGTGTTTGCTGTATCGGGCATTGATCGTGCAATCGGCACGGTGGCCCGCCTGGGCTGACTTCCTCCCCAAGCTCGATCAAATCAAGGTCATCCGGCGTCTCGGTTATGGCATCCCAACCGTGTCGCGAGCAACGCAAAATTCACAGCACCGTGCGACTTTCACCACGTCGACGGACCAGGTTATCGGTGCCAAGCAGTGCCACGTCTTCCAGATTCCGATTCCGGCGGAACTACGGCGGCCCGGCACCGACTACGACATTCGTATCGATGTCACCCTCTCCTATTCAGCGACGCCGCGACGCACGCGACAGACTTCGCGTGGCTACCTTGGCGTTTGGATGGATTGGATTTCCAGCAAAACGGGGGAAGCGCCCGATGCGTTCCTGAACCGTGCGCTCGACACCGACGATGATTCGGACCGCGACAAGAGCCGTGAATTGCCCTGGGTCGTTCACCCGATGAAGCAGCATGGATTGTCCGGCGTGCAGCGTGATTCCGGCACCGTGCAAAAAGATTGGGCGACGGTCAAATCCAACGCCCTGCCAGAAAACCTGAGCATCGCCGTCCGCGGTCATCAGGGATGGAGTCGCGATCCAGACGAAACCGCGACCTACGCGATCGCGGTTACGTTCGAGATCGTTGGTCAAGAGATCGCCATCTACCAGCCGCTACGCACAGCAGTTCTCGATTTTCAATCAATCGTGGAGATCGAAGCAGAGGCGGAAGTTGAGGTTTAA
- a CDS encoding four helix bundle protein, protein MPWTKGHCLAIAMKPNDLSERLLEFAVRMGKVVDALPDTRLGKHIAGQLVRSATSPAPNIEEACAAESRRDFIHEVRIVLNELRETRCWIKLIMRSDLLPESKNG, encoded by the coding sequence GTGCCGTGGACGAAAGGGCATTGTCTGGCGATTGCGATGAAGCCGAATGATCTATCGGAACGCTTGCTGGAATTTGCTGTTCGCATGGGGAAAGTTGTCGATGCTTTGCCGGATACGCGGCTAGGGAAACACATTGCCGGACAACTTGTGCGAAGCGCAACGTCGCCTGCACCAAATATCGAAGAAGCGTGCGCAGCGGAAAGCCGTCGCGACTTCATTCACGAAGTGCGCATTGTTTTGAATGAGCTTCGCGAGACGCGATGCTGGATCAAGCTCATCATGCGATCGGATTTGCTTCCAGAAAGCAAGAATGGCTAA
- a CDS encoding RNA ligase family protein: MGASRGDFVKYPRTPHLFGSRGTSDDKHLGERESVSFLADQSLIVEEKIDGTNVGIHFAGGELMLQCRGHQITEGMHPQYNLFKQWTMVKRGTLEDILGGRFIMYGEWMYARHSIHYRELPHYFFEFDIYDKDSQSFLTLEKRTEMLDGSGIETVPILHRGTLKKGELESLIGASAFGSEFENPLTGQTDDRMEGLYFRTENETGVTGRAKFVRPEFVEKIKQSTHWQQQEMTPNELADGADIWT, translated from the coding sequence ATGGGCGCTTCGCGGGGCGACTTTGTGAAATATCCGCGGACGCCGCATTTGTTTGGCTCTCGTGGGACGAGCGATGACAAACACCTGGGGGAACGAGAATCGGTCTCGTTCCTGGCAGATCAGTCGTTGATTGTCGAAGAGAAGATCGACGGGACGAACGTGGGGATCCACTTCGCCGGTGGCGAATTGATGCTGCAATGTCGCGGGCACCAGATCACCGAGGGGATGCACCCGCAGTACAACTTGTTCAAGCAGTGGACGATGGTGAAGCGTGGAACGCTGGAAGATATTCTGGGCGGCCGATTCATCATGTACGGCGAGTGGATGTATGCTCGACACTCGATTCACTACCGCGAGCTGCCTCACTACTTCTTTGAGTTTGACATCTACGATAAAGATTCACAGTCGTTTTTGACACTTGAGAAGCGAACCGAGATGCTGGATGGGTCGGGGATCGAGACGGTTCCGATTCTGCATCGTGGCACGCTGAAGAAGGGCGAACTGGAATCGTTGATCGGGGCGTCGGCTTTTGGAAGTGAGTTTGAGAATCCATTGACCGGGCAGACGGATGACCGAATGGAGGGTTTGTATTTCCGCACCGAGAACGAAACGGGCGTGACCGGGCGAGCGAAGTTCGTGCGGCCGGAGTTTGTCGAAAAGATCAAGCAAAGCACTCATTGGCAACAGCAAGAGATGACGCCGAATGAGCTGGCCGACGGTGCGGATATCTGGACGTGA
- a CDS encoding ADP-ribosylglycohydrolase family protein, translated as MNRVTPVTHDAIIGCILGTAVGDALGLPYEGVSSERAPRLLGPPDRYRFFLRRGMISDDTEHTCLVAGSLIEANGDVDLFARRFASRLRWWILALPAGVGKATARAGIKLWLGAKPNSAGVFSAGNGPAMRAAIFGAAFDDLPKMLQFVRSSSRLTHTDPKAEYGAIAVALAARHSRDHDSVDANLWLSDVVDTVGDDGSELTELLRRSVDSVATGESTKSFADLLGLSQGVSGYTYHTVPVAIHAWLSHPRDYRQAVTEIIQCGGDADTTAAIVGGIVGAGVGEDGIPRAWIGGIWEYPRSVAWMRSLGKTLADTLHEKRPAKPPTVNPLAVLIRNMLFLFIVLFHGFRRLAPPY; from the coding sequence ATGAATCGAGTAACTCCTGTAACACACGACGCAATCATTGGATGCATCCTGGGAACCGCCGTCGGCGATGCTCTTGGGTTGCCGTACGAAGGTGTTTCGTCGGAGCGAGCGCCCCGATTGCTCGGCCCGCCGGATCGTTACCGGTTCTTTCTCCGGCGCGGCATGATTTCCGACGATACAGAACACACCTGCTTGGTGGCCGGGTCGTTGATCGAAGCGAACGGCGATGTCGATCTTTTCGCACGTCGTTTCGCCAGTCGGCTGCGATGGTGGATCCTGGCTTTGCCGGCGGGCGTCGGTAAAGCGACCGCTCGAGCGGGCATCAAACTCTGGTTAGGAGCCAAGCCCAACAGCGCCGGCGTCTTCTCCGCAGGCAACGGTCCGGCGATGCGAGCGGCGATCTTTGGCGCGGCGTTCGACGACCTTCCCAAGATGCTTCAGTTCGTGCGATCTTCATCGCGTTTGACGCACACCGATCCCAAAGCGGAATACGGCGCGATCGCGGTGGCACTCGCCGCTCGACATTCACGTGACCATGATTCGGTGGATGCGAACCTGTGGCTGTCCGATGTTGTCGATACCGTGGGCGATGACGGATCCGAACTGACTGAGTTGTTACGTCGATCCGTCGACAGCGTGGCGACCGGAGAGTCAACCAAGTCGTTTGCTGATTTGCTGGGGTTATCGCAAGGCGTCAGCGGCTACACCTACCACACCGTCCCCGTCGCCATTCACGCATGGTTGTCTCACCCAAGAGATTATCGGCAGGCGGTCACGGAGATCATTCAGTGCGGAGGCGACGCCGACACCACCGCGGCAATTGTGGGCGGAATTGTCGGTGCCGGAGTCGGTGAAGACGGAATCCCGCGGGCATGGATCGGCGGCATTTGGGAATACCCACGCAGCGTCGCCTGGATGCGATCACTTGGCAAAACACTGGCCGACACACTTCATGAGAAGCGTCCAGCCAAGCCACCCACCGTCAATCCACTCGCCGTCTTGATTCGCAACATGCTGTTTTTGTTCATCGTTCTCTTTCACGGCTTCCGCCGACTTGCACCGCCATACTGA
- a CDS encoding 4Fe-4S dicluster domain-containing protein, whose amino-acid sequence MVVTQPCIGCKEKSCLPVCPVECFHTSENEPMVYIDPDECIDCGACVAECPAEAIFYEDDVLDQWISYIELNATKSAECPTAHE is encoded by the coding sequence ATGGTGGTGACTCAGCCCTGCATTGGGTGCAAAGAAAAATCCTGCTTACCGGTTTGCCCGGTCGAGTGTTTTCACACGAGCGAAAACGAACCCATGGTCTATATCGACCCCGACGAGTGTATCGACTGCGGAGCCTGCGTCGCTGAGTGCCCGGCCGAGGCGATCTTCTACGAAGACGACGTACTGGACCAATGGATCAGCTATATCGAACTGAACGCCACCAAGTCGGCGGAGTGTCCGACCGCACACGAGTGA
- a CDS encoding YdeI/OmpD-associated family protein, whose translation MVSKKLQKLCGVSMGDRVSVSFDIAVQDAITVPMELRYALEANDAAREVWDSWTAGKRRGFCYRVDSAKMVETRERRVEEVIDTLMEQSKLSRRT comes from the coding sequence ATGGTTTCCAAGAAGTTGCAGAAGCTTTGCGGTGTATCGATGGGTGATCGGGTGTCGGTTTCGTTTGACATCGCTGTCCAAGACGCGATCACGGTGCCGATGGAGTTGCGGTACGCGTTGGAAGCGAACGATGCTGCTCGCGAAGTGTGGGACAGTTGGACCGCGGGCAAGCGTCGCGGTTTCTGTTACCGAGTCGACTCGGCCAAAATGGTCGAAACTCGCGAGCGACGTGTCGAAGAAGTCATTGACACGTTGATGGAGCAATCCAAGTTGTCACGGCGCACTTGA